In Pseudoxanthomonas indica, the following are encoded in one genomic region:
- a CDS encoding NADH-quinone oxidoreductase subunit D, translating into MSTVQQSHQAFASNPAEARQEIRNYTLNFGPQHPAAHGVLRLILEMDGETVMRADPHVGLLHRGTEKLAESKPFNQSIGYMDRLDYVSMMCNEHAYVRGIENLMGIEAPERAQYIRTMFDEITRILNHLMWIGSNALDLGAMAVMLYAFREREELMDCYEAVSGARMHATYYRPGGVYRDLPDRMPKYKESPWRKGAALKRINGAREGSLLDFLEDFTREFPKRVDEYETLLTDNRIWKQRTVGIGVVSPDDARAWGMTGAMLRGSGIAWDLRKKQPYAKYAEMDFDIPVGVNGDCYDRYLVRVEEMRQSNRIIAQCVKWLKANPGHVMVQNFKVAPPSREEMKDDMEALIHHFKLFSEGYCVPAGETYSAVEAPKGEFGVYLISDGANKPFRVKLRAPGFAHLSSMDAIVRGHMLPDVVAMIGTYDLVFGEVDR; encoded by the coding sequence ATGAGCACCGTCCAGCAATCGCACCAGGCGTTCGCGAGCAATCCTGCCGAAGCCAGGCAGGAAATCCGCAACTACACCCTCAACTTCGGTCCCCAGCATCCGGCCGCGCACGGCGTGCTGCGCCTGATCCTGGAGATGGACGGCGAGACCGTGATGCGCGCCGACCCGCATGTGGGCCTGCTGCACCGTGGCACCGAGAAGCTGGCCGAGTCCAAGCCGTTCAACCAGTCGATCGGCTACATGGATCGCCTCGACTACGTGTCGATGATGTGCAACGAGCACGCCTACGTGCGCGGCATCGAGAACCTGATGGGGATCGAGGCGCCGGAACGCGCGCAGTACATCCGCACCATGTTCGACGAGATCACCCGCATCCTGAATCACCTGATGTGGATCGGTTCCAACGCACTCGACCTGGGCGCGATGGCGGTGATGCTGTATGCCTTCCGCGAACGCGAAGAGCTGATGGACTGCTACGAAGCGGTCAGCGGCGCGCGCATGCACGCCACGTACTACCGCCCGGGCGGCGTCTATCGCGATCTGCCGGATCGCATGCCCAAGTACAAGGAATCGCCTTGGCGCAAGGGCGCCGCGCTCAAGCGCATCAATGGTGCGCGCGAAGGTTCGCTGCTCGACTTCCTGGAAGATTTCACCCGCGAATTCCCCAAGCGTGTCGATGAGTACGAAACCCTGCTTACCGACAACCGCATCTGGAAGCAGCGCACCGTCGGCATCGGCGTGGTCTCGCCGGACGACGCGCGCGCCTGGGGCATGACCGGCGCCATGCTGCGCGGCTCGGGCATCGCCTGGGACCTGCGCAAGAAGCAGCCGTACGCCAAGTATGCCGAGATGGATTTCGACATCCCGGTCGGCGTCAACGGCGACTGCTATGACCGCTACCTGGTGCGCGTGGAAGAAATGCGCCAGTCCAACCGCATCATCGCCCAGTGCGTGAAGTGGTTGAAGGCCAACCCGGGCCACGTGATGGTGCAGAACTTCAAGGTCGCCCCGCCCAGCCGCGAGGAAATGAAGGACGACATGGAAGCGCTGATCCATCACTTCAAACTTTTCAGCGAAGGCTATTGCGTGCCCGCCGGTGAAACCTACTCGGCGGTCGAAGCGCCCAAGGGCGAATTCGGCGTCTACCTGATCTCCGACGGCGCCAACAAGCCGTTCCGGGTCAAGCTGCGCGCACCGGGCTTCGCCCATCTTTCGTCGATG
- a CDS encoding NADH-quinone oxidoreductase subunit C, with amino-acid sequence MAEQAANFTDQLRARFADGVVTVAEPRGEVTLEVPSASWHDACRALRDEFGFEQAVDVCGVDYLGYGSVEWDTSDVSSEGFSRGVEGFGPGRFNWEQRPRGAGPEHRFAVVVHLLSYQHNRRLRVRCYAPNDELPVVRSLTDLWIGVNWFEREAFDLYGIVFEGHPDLRRILTDYGFVGHPFRKDFPLIGNVEVRYDEEKKRVIYEPVTSVEPRVGVPRVIRDDARYQTAAGEQAAREGNK; translated from the coding sequence ATGGCCGAGCAAGCTGCAAACTTCACTGACCAACTGCGCGCGCGTTTCGCTGACGGCGTGGTCACCGTGGCCGAGCCACGCGGCGAAGTGACCCTGGAGGTGCCGTCGGCCTCCTGGCACGACGCCTGCCGCGCACTGCGCGACGAGTTCGGTTTTGAACAGGCCGTGGACGTCTGCGGCGTGGACTACCTGGGCTACGGCAGCGTCGAGTGGGACACCTCCGACGTGTCCTCCGAAGGCTTCAGCCGCGGCGTGGAAGGCTTCGGCCCGGGTCGCTTCAACTGGGAACAGCGCCCGCGCGGCGCCGGCCCGGAACATCGCTTCGCGGTGGTGGTGCACCTGCTGTCGTACCAGCACAACCGTCGCCTGCGCGTGCGCTGCTACGCGCCGAATGACGAACTGCCGGTGGTGCGCTCGCTGACCGATCTGTGGATCGGCGTGAACTGGTTCGAGCGCGAGGCGTTTGATCTGTACGGCATCGTCTTCGAAGGTCATCCGGACCTGCGCCGCATCCTGACTGACTACGGTTTTGTCGGCCATCCGTTCCGCAAGGACTTCCCGCTGATCGGCAATGTCGAAGTCCGCTACGACGAAGAAAAGAAGCGCGTGATCTACGAACCGGTCACCTCGGTGGAGCCACGCGTGGGCGTGCCGCGGGTGATCCGCGACGACGCGCGTTACCAGACCGCCGCCGGCGAGCAGGCCGCGCGCGAGGGCAACAAATGA
- a CDS encoding NuoB/complex I 20 kDa subunit family protein, producing the protein MGVIQTLDRLMTNPIPEGRVDDILRPEGDNPLLEKGYVTTSVDALMNWARTGSMWPMTFGLACCAVEMMHAGASRLDLDRYGVVFRPSPRQSDVMIVAGTLVNKMAPALRKVYDQMPEPKWVISMGSCANGGGYYHYSYSVVRGCDRIVPVDVYVPGCPPTAEALVYGILQLQKKIWRTQTIAR; encoded by the coding sequence ATGGGAGTGATCCAGACCCTCGATCGCCTGATGACCAACCCGATCCCGGAAGGGCGGGTGGACGACATCCTGCGGCCGGAAGGCGACAACCCGCTGCTCGAAAAGGGCTACGTCACCACCAGCGTCGACGCGCTGATGAACTGGGCCCGCACCGGCTCGATGTGGCCGATGACCTTTGGCCTGGCCTGCTGCGCGGTGGAAATGATGCACGCCGGCGCCTCGCGCCTGGACCTGGATCGCTACGGCGTGGTGTTCCGCCCGTCGCCGCGCCAGTCCGACGTGATGATCGTGGCCGGCACGCTGGTCAACAAGATGGCCCCGGCGCTGCGCAAGGTCTACGACCAGATGCCCGAGCCGAAGTGGGTGATCTCGATGGGTAGCTGCGCCAATGGCGGCGGCTACTACCACTACTCCTATTCGGTGGTGCGCGGCTGTGATCGCATCGTGCCCGTCGACGTCTACGTGCCGGGCTGCCCGCCCACGGCCGAGGCGCTGGTCTACGGCATCCTGCAGTTGCAGAAGAAGATCTGGCGCACGCAGACCATCGCGCGCTGA
- a CDS encoding NADH-quinone oxidoreductase subunit A translates to MIANYLPTLLFLLVATGIGVALIVVGRLIGPRRPDAQKLSPYECGFEAFEDARMKFDVRYYLIAIQFIVFDLEIIFIVPWTLVFQELGARALVTMGLFVGMLFLGFIYVWKKGALEWE, encoded by the coding sequence GTGATCGCCAACTATCTGCCGACCCTGTTGTTCCTCCTCGTCGCCACCGGCATTGGCGTCGCGCTGATCGTGGTGGGACGCCTGATTGGCCCCCGTCGCCCCGACGCGCAGAAGCTCTCGCCTTACGAGTGCGGCTTCGAAGCCTTCGAAGATGCGCGCATGAAGTTCGACGTGCGCTACTACCTGATCGCCATCCAGTTCATCGTCTTTGATCTGGAAATCATCTTTATCGTTCCGTGGACCCTGGTCTTCCAGGAGCTTGGCGCACGCGCACTGGTCACGATGGGCCTGTTCGTCGGCATGCTGTTCCTCGGCTTCATTTACGTTTGGAAGAAGGGAGCGCTCGAATGGGAGTGA
- the secG gene encoding preprotein translocase subunit SecG, whose protein sequence is MMLILNVVYVLIAIAIIALVLMQRGSGAQAGSGFGAGASGTVFGARGASNFLSKSTKWLAIAFFGITLFMAWHAAHRATPTQQQLPSLMTDVTTPGAAAPAAGELPAQTSTVPSVPLAQPAPAAAAPAAPVAAPTAQPTEQAPVPPADNAAKPASQDD, encoded by the coding sequence ATGATGCTGATCCTCAATGTGGTCTACGTGCTGATCGCCATCGCGATCATCGCGCTGGTGCTGATGCAGCGTGGTTCGGGTGCGCAGGCCGGTTCCGGCTTTGGCGCCGGTGCTTCGGGCACGGTGTTCGGCGCGCGCGGCGCGTCCAACTTCCTTTCCAAGAGCACCAAGTGGCTGGCCATTGCCTTCTTCGGCATCACGCTGTTCATGGCCTGGCATGCCGCGCATCGCGCCACGCCGACCCAGCAGCAGCTGCCCAGCCTGATGACCGACGTGACCACGCCGGGCGCTGCCGCGCCTGCCGCCGGTGAATTGCCGGCCCAGACCTCCACCGTGCCCAGCGTGCCGCTGGCCCAGCCGGCACCTGCTGCCGCTGCACCGGCTGCCCCGGTCGCCGCGCCGACCGCGCAGCCGACTGAACAGGCTCCGGTGCCGCCGGCGGACAATGCCGCCAAGCCTGCGAGCCAGGACGACTGA
- the tpiA gene encoding triose-phosphate isomerase yields the protein MRRKIVAGNWKLHGDRKFAYALMDEIAAGLPLGDVRILILPPLPYLGELTEDYAPQGMLLGAQDVSSNEKGAYTGEVSASMLADVGATHGLVGHSERRQYHHESNELVARKFLAAHNAGLTPVLCVGETLEQREAGEGEAVVGAQLSAVLELVGVAAFARAVVAYEPVWAIGTGRTASPEQAQAMHAFLRGVVAGHDARIADSLPILYGGSVKPDNATELFSQPDVDGGLVGGASLVARDFLAIAQAAATRG from the coding sequence ATGCGTCGCAAGATCGTGGCTGGCAACTGGAAGCTGCATGGTGATCGCAAGTTCGCGTATGCCCTGATGGATGAAATTGCCGCCGGCCTGCCCCTGGGCGATGTGCGCATCCTGATCCTTCCGCCCTTGCCCTATCTGGGCGAGCTCACCGAGGACTACGCGCCGCAGGGCATGCTGCTGGGCGCGCAGGACGTGAGCAGCAATGAAAAGGGCGCGTATACAGGCGAGGTCTCGGCCTCGATGCTGGCCGACGTGGGCGCCACCCATGGCCTGGTCGGCCATTCCGAGCGCCGCCAGTACCACCACGAAAGCAACGAGCTGGTGGCGCGCAAGTTCCTGGCCGCACACAACGCCGGCCTGACCCCGGTGCTGTGCGTCGGCGAAACCCTGGAACAGCGCGAAGCCGGCGAGGGCGAAGCGGTGGTCGGCGCGCAGCTGTCGGCGGTGCTGGAGCTGGTGGGCGTGGCGGCCTTCGCCCGCGCCGTGGTGGCCTATGAGCCGGTCTGGGCCATCGGCACCGGCCGCACGGCCAGTCCGGAGCAGGCCCAGGCGATGCACGCCTTCCTGCGTGGCGTTGTGGCGGGGCACGATGCTAGAATCGCCGATTCGCTGCCCATCCTGTACGGGGGCAGTGTCAAGCCCGACAACGCCACGGAACTGTTTTCGCAGCCCGATGTCGATGGAGGGCTGGTAGGCGGCGCGTCGTTGGTGGCGCGCGATTTCCTCGCCATCGCGCAGGCGGCGGCGACGCGGGGCTGA
- a CDS encoding SDR family NAD(P)-dependent oxidoreductase: MPSPADGYALITGASSGIGAEIAREYARRGVPLILTARREDRLQALADELRAQVPVEIIRADLAEPDAPAQLCNAISERGLAVRILVNNAGYGVIGRYTSQPWDAHAAFLQVMIHAVSELTWRLLPSLRAFPNGRILNVASFAGLAPGSNGQTLYAAAKAYLIKFSESLAQENADRGLKVCALCPGFTYSEFHDVTGTREMMSHLPRSLWLQADHVARAGVDAVEGNRVVVVPGWRYKLLHGVARHLSDHARLGLMRRNSSKIRRA; this comes from the coding sequence ATGCCCTCGCCTGCTGATGGCTACGCATTGATCACCGGCGCCTCCAGCGGCATCGGTGCGGAAATCGCCCGCGAGTACGCGCGTCGTGGCGTGCCCTTGATCCTCACCGCGCGCCGTGAGGATCGCTTGCAGGCCCTGGCTGACGAACTGCGCGCGCAGGTGCCGGTGGAGATCATTCGCGCGGATCTGGCCGAGCCGGACGCGCCGGCGCAACTTTGCAACGCGATCAGCGAACGCGGGCTTGCGGTGCGGATCCTGGTCAACAACGCCGGCTACGGCGTGATTGGCCGCTACACCAGCCAGCCGTGGGACGCGCATGCGGCGTTCCTGCAGGTAATGATCCACGCCGTGTCGGAACTGACCTGGCGTCTGCTGCCGTCGCTGCGTGCGTTTCCGAACGGACGCATCCTCAACGTGGCCTCATTTGCCGGCCTGGCGCCCGGCTCCAACGGGCAGACGCTGTACGCCGCCGCCAAGGCCTACCTGATCAAGTTCAGCGAATCATTGGCACAGGAAAACGCCGATCGCGGGCTCAAGGTCTGCGCGCTCTGTCCGGGCTTCACCTACTCCGAATTCCACGACGTCACCGGCACCCGCGAGATGATGTCGCACCTGCCGCGCAGCCTGTGGCTGCAGGCCGACCACGTCGCGCGCGCGGGCGTGGACGCGGTGGAAGGCAATCGCGTGGTGGTGGTGCCGGGGTGGCGCTACAAACTGCTGCATGGGGTGGCGCGGCATCTGTCGGATCATGCGCGGCTGGGGTTGATGCGGAGGAATTCCTCGAAGATTCGGCGCGCTTGA